The genomic segment TCTCATCACAAAATTCAGTGATAAATCAATGTGATTGAAGTATTCCTTAAAAAAACCGTCTTTTTTTTGGGCGACCTTTTTTTCTCCAATGGCGGAGTTCCAGATTAATTGAAGTTCATTTTCCAACGATGCTACGCCATCACTCAGTATGTGAAGCCTAATACTCTCCATAGGCAGTCCATCAATGCTGGTGATTCTTATATTGCCATTTATTCCCGGAAAAATTTCATAAAGTCTCTCTGACTTGGCAAAAGCGAAAGCGTCTCGCAATATACGCACTTGAGTATCGCGAGTATCCAGCTCCCTGGCAAAATCCTGACGTTCGACTGATAGCACTTCATGTGCACTGGCTGACATATCACTCTCCCTGTTTATATGATTCGGTCTGATGGTATATTTTAAAGAAAGATAGATCAAGAGTGGGGCTGTTCATTATTTCTGCCGGCACCAGAGCTATTTAGAGTGTATTGGAGCGCTTTTTTTAGCGGTTCAGGCCACAACGGTATGATAGCATCGTCATCAAACTCACCACACCCGATGCCGCAATGGCCATAGTGGACTCAATGGCCACTGCATTACGGTCAGGTCAAACGGATTCAGTCACGTGGGCAGGTTGAATCCGTTTGAGCCCCCCCCAAGTCTGATTATCTACACAAGATCTCAAGCGTTTTAAGGGCCGAGATATTGCTATCAGGCCTTAAAACAACACCAATCGAACTTTTAGTTATCTTTTTACACAAAGAAAATTGACAAGCAACTTAAGGCAAAGTTATAGTTTACGCACCAAATGTTCATTAATGAATCAAATAATGCAGTCAGAGGTGGTTATGTTGAAAAAATTAGTGTTACTAACAACGTTGCCCATGGCAGCATTTGCATTCGATTCGGGGCCAATCACGCGTGAAAACAGGCTAATATTGTACAGCGAAAGCGGTCCAATAGACAGTTTTGAATTTACTCTTGCACCTCAGTCGATGGTGCAAGATACATACAATCAGACATTCGAGCCATATTCTGTGTATCCAATGAAAGCGTGGCACGGCCTTACATCAAATTTCTATCGCTATACACGCTGGGATGAGAATATGGGCTACATGACGTATTATAAAGCAATTATCACCGTTTGGCTTCCCAGAAAAAACAATTCCAAAGTTGCGGATTGGGCAAAGGTTCAACAAACAGCGGTGATGAATGGTAATAATAATGGAAAGGTATACGCAAGCGTTGCCGGCAGTAGCGTTGCAAGCGCGCCTGAGCAGCTGAATTTTGCTTTTATGGGGCAACTAAGGATAGGAAATTATATCTGTGACAATGTCATTATTGCACAAGGACATAGCCGTGCAGCATCGAGTAATAATTGGTGGATTTACAGTAATTATTGGCCCAAAAATGCTGATGGTACACCTAAAAAATTCGCATACCACAAAAATCGCATAAAATGTGTTTCAGGAGATGAAGAAAAGCTTTTTCGGGTAAAGCCTTATGCCTTCCCAAATGTATTCAGACTGTCTCCAGTTCACGCTTGAGGTGCAATCGGTGGGCTGGGTTGAGTGCCGCGAAGCCCGGCATCGGGTATCGCTGTTGGCCGGATGTTTTTTTCGTGCATCTTATCCCGCGCTTATCAGCGCAGGCTACGGCGCTTTTTTCGAATAACTTATTGTATATAAAAGATTTTTTGTAGGCTGGGCTGAGCACGGCGAAGCCCGGCATCGGGTATCCCCAAAGGCCGGATGTTTTTTTCGTGCATCCTGTCCCGCGCTTATCAGCGCAGGCTACGGTATTTTATTGATAAAACAACAACTTACAAGTGGCAACGGTCTTGAGCCAAGAACTCAAGGCAGTTAAGTCTGATTATCACAATAATCAGACTTAAGATGAATGAATACTTCGCGAATTCAATTTGTAAGTGCAATCGCTCTTCTTTTAAAATATCTCTGCCGGAGCTGTAAAAATTTCCTAACAATTACCAATTAACTTTACCCAATATTGTTATCTAAGAAATTTAAAAGTTCTTTTACAACCTCATTAGGAGATTCGCGCTGTAGCATATGACCGCAATTTAGAAAAGTTATACGATTTACATTTTTAATTACAGAAGCAAGAAGTTGCGAATCTTCTTTTGTAACAACAAGTTCATTAATTCCCGACATAATTAAAGTTGGCACACTGATTTTATTAATATAAGACTGTGCATCATATTGTTTACATAATATAGCTTGTTGAAGTATCGAATGTATAGTTTGAGATTGACCAGCGAGCTCTGGCATTTGTTTTTGTAGCTTATCAAAATCGTTTTTTGCGTCATCGAGTAACAAGTCAAGATAGCCATTCCCAGCGATATTCATGGTTAATAAGGAAGATAATAAGCTTAAGCTTCTTATTTTTCTTGGATAATGTGCAGCAAAATACTGTGCTATAAATCCTCCCATTGAATGACCAATAATATGAGCGGATTGTATTTCGAGATGTGTTAATAAGGAGTTTAAATCACTTGCTAACAATTTCGGTGTGTAATCATCATACACTGAAGCATCACTTTGTCCTATTCCTCTATTATCATAAGTAATCACTTGATAACGACAGCTAAGAGGCTCAACAACATCATCCCAAACTTGATGATCACAAAAACCGCCAGAAATTAATACTATAGGGTCTCCTTTTCCTAGCACTTTAAAGAATATCGTTGTCTCATCCTCACATTTAAATTTAGGCATACAAATTCTTTATTTAATTTTCTTCAAATCGTTGATTGTGTGCTTGAGTTTGTTAAATAGAGCCTGCTATTCGCTGCACACAAGCACACAATGCCCCTCAAAACGCCACATTTTCGCTTCTCATCATGAAATGAGGACACGCCCTAACAAAAACCACTTAACACTATCTTCCCTCGCGCTTTTCCACTTTCAAGCAGCGCATGCGCCTTGCAGAGATTCAGCGCGTTGATAACGCCCATGTTTTCAGCGAGTGTCGTATGCAGGGTTTGGTTATCAACCATTTCAGCCACGCTTTTGAGAATCTCATGCTGACGAATCATGTCATTGGTTTTAAACATGGAGCGCGTGTACATCATTTCCCAGTGAATGGAAATGCTTTTAAGCTTGAAGATTTTAAAATCCACCTGTTGCGGATCGTCAATCAGTGCAAATTTTCCCTGAGGCTTCAGGATGTCTACCAGCGCCGCTGCGTGCTCATCAGTGTGCGTCAGGCTGATAACATAATCAACTGCAGGTATATTCAGGACAGCAAGCTGTGCTTTCATGTCTTCATTATGATTAATGACATGGTGCGCGCCATTTTCCAGAATCCACTTCACGGATTCGGCTCTTGAAGCTGTGCCGATTACCGTTAAACTGGTTAGTCTGCGCGCTAGCTGTACGAGAATGGAGCCGACACCGCCGGCGGCACCGGTAATCAGCAACGTGCCTTTTTCGTCTGGTGGTACCTGTAAACGGTCAAACAGGAGCTCCCATGCAGTCAGGCTGGTTAATGGCAACGCTGCCGCTTCCTCAAAAGTAAGGGATTGTGGCTTTTTGGATGCAATGCGCTCATCCACGAGGTGATATTCACTGTTGCACCCTGGTCGCGTCAGGTCGCCCGCGTACCAGACTTCATCGCCGGGCTTAAAGAGCGTCACCAAAGGCCCCACTGCCACGACCACGCCTGCCGCATCCCAACCGAGGACTTTAGGAAAGCCTTCAGGAGGAGATACATTGCGACGGATTTTGGTATCGATGGGATTCACTGCAATAGCGCGAATTTCCACGAGAATATCATGCCCTTCAGCGACCGGTATTGGCAATTCGACATCGATAAGTGCATCCTGCTCCGTGATGGGAAGCGATTTGTAATAGCCTGTTGCTTTCATGATGCCACTCCTTTGCGTGCTGGCCGTAATAAAAAATCGACGCACTCCCTTGAATGTGATAATGTCACGATTATCCTAAAAAGATAAGGGAAGGTTTGCATGTTTCGCGATAGAAGCGCTTGTATGAGTATGTTTGGAGGCTACCATGTTTACGGTCCCCCTGTATATACAATGGCCGTAATACCAAATAACCTGACCGAGGCGTCATCAACAGAATTTACAAGAATGAAGGTTAATTTTGAGGAACTGCAGGTGCCTGTGCAAACGGTAGAGCCAGCTCCCACAGAAGACGCTGAACAAACAGCAATTTCGGTTTCATCGCTGCGTTAAACTGATTTATCCCCTTGGTATACAACAGATATATGTCAGGTAACATGAAAAACATCAAACATTTTATTGCCCTTCTCATTTTCTGCAGTCGCTGGCTGCAGGCGCCGCTGTACCTTGGCCTGATTGGAATCCTATGCGCCTATGCGTATCGCTTTATAGCTGAACTTTTTACCTTGATTGGTCACATGAACGCACTGGGTGACAGTGAAATCATGCTCGGCGTGCTCGATTTGATTGATGTGGTCATGATTGCCAACCTGCTCATTATGGTGATTATGGGTGGCTATGAAACCTTCGTGTCTCGCCTGAATCTTCAATCGCATCCTGACCAGCCCGAATGGCTTGACCATCTTGATGCTGGCGCCATGAAAATTAAACTGGCGCTCGCGCTGGTGGGGATTTCTTCGATTCATCTTCTGCGAACCTTTATCGATCCGGCTAAAGCCGGCTTTGATAATGTTCTCTGGCAGGTGGTCATTCATATTACCCTTCTTGTCTCGGCACTTGCCATTGCATGGACAAACCGACTTCTGGCGGTAGAGAAGGCAACCCACTGACCGTTTATGCAATCTTGTCAATCCATTAAAAGCGTCTATGTTGCCAAGCCGGAATGCCTGCCTGCCCTGCAGCAGGAAATAGGCAGGTGCTTTACTGTAAAAGACAGTCTTTTATTTTCCGCTGAACCCGCAATTGAGGCCTGCTTTGCGCTCGACATCTGGGAGGATATCGAGGTTCTGCCTTTTGCCTCCATCTCTGAGGCGGCACGTATTCTGCGCGCTCATGGCAGATTCTGGTATTTTCACCCACTGGAATATGTGCGGCGCGGTCGTCTAATTGAAGAGCAATTGCCAAAATTGCCTGAGTTACACAC from the Legionella geestiana genome contains:
- a CDS encoding TIGR00645 family protein produces the protein MKNIKHFIALLIFCSRWLQAPLYLGLIGILCAYAYRFIAELFTLIGHMNALGDSEIMLGVLDLIDVVMIANLLIMVIMGGYETFVSRLNLQSHPDQPEWLDHLDAGAMKIKLALALVGISSIHLLRTFIDPAKAGFDNVLWQVVIHITLLVSALAIAWTNRLLAVEKATH
- a CDS encoding zinc-binding alcohol dehydrogenase family protein; the protein is MKATGYYKSLPITEQDALIDVELPIPVAEGHDILVEIRAIAVNPIDTKIRRNVSPPEGFPKVLGWDAAGVVVAVGPLVTLFKPGDEVWYAGDLTRPGCNSEYHLVDERIASKKPQSLTFEEAAALPLTSLTAWELLFDRLQVPPDEKGTLLITGAAGGVGSILVQLARRLTSLTVIGTASRAESVKWILENGAHHVINHNEDMKAQLAVLNIPAVDYVISLTHTDEHAAALVDILKPQGKFALIDDPQQVDFKIFKLKSISIHWEMMYTRSMFKTNDMIRQHEILKSVAEMVDNQTLHTTLAENMGVINALNLCKAHALLESGKARGKIVLSGFC
- a CDS encoding alpha/beta fold hydrolase yields the protein MPKFKCEDETTIFFKVLGKGDPIVLISGGFCDHQVWDDVVEPLSCRYQVITYDNRGIGQSDASVYDDYTPKLLASDLNSLLTHLEIQSAHIIGHSMGGFIAQYFAAHYPRKIRSLSLLSSLLTMNIAGNGYLDLLLDDAKNDFDKLQKQMPELAGQSQTIHSILQQAILCKQYDAQSYINKISVPTLIMSGINELVVTKEDSQLLASVIKNVNRITFLNCGHMLQRESPNEVVKELLNFLDNNIG